From the bacterium BMS3Abin08 genome, one window contains:
- the dsbC_2 gene encoding thiol:disulfide interchange protein DsbC precursor, giving the protein MKQVLEKRDDIVFFIKLFPLKMHKDARRKAMAIQCEKSIKLLEAAFEKKKIPDPTCKTDAIDKNIELATKLGITGTPAIILQDGRVLSGAITAKQIIEYVDGKK; this is encoded by the coding sequence ATGAAGCAGGTTTTAGAGAAGAGAGACGATATTGTCTTCTTTATAAAGCTCTTTCCACTGAAGATGCATAAGGATGCCAGAAGGAAGGCGATGGCCATCCAGTGTGAGAAGTCAATCAAGCTCCTTGAGGCAGCTTTTGAAAAAAAGAAGATCCCCGACCCCACCTGCAAAACGGATGCTATAGACAAGAATATTGAACTGGCAACAAAGTTGGGAATAACGGGAACTCCTGCGATTATCCTACAAGACGGCCGGGTATTAAGTGGCGCAATAACTGCTAAACAGATCATCGAGTATGTGGATGGCAAGAAGTAA
- the accC gene encoding biotin carboxylase: protein MKLFKKILIANRGEIAVRIIRACRELGIKTVVVYSEIDRETMPVRLADEAVCIGPADPAQSYLHTPAILSAAEITDSEAIHPGYGFLSENPQFAEACMKSGITFIGPKPENIRLGGEKARTRQLLKKKGVPVVPGSDGIVKETAAARKIAKKVGFPVILKATAGGGGRGMRIVEREEALEDAFNTAQREALTVFGKEDLYIEKYISEMRHIEVQILADNKGTVIHLGERDCSIQRRHQKLIEEAPAPGLSDRLRKKIGDYALKTAKALRYRNAGTVEFIIDPDEDVYFMEINTRVQVEHPITEAVTGVDIIKEQIRLAAGFPLEIKQSAVKFIGHAIECRINAEDPEKFIPSSGKITFFYPPGGPGVRVDTAAFMGWTVSTNYDSLIAKLIVVGKDRDEAIIRMLRALGEFVVEGIQTTIPFHIRVLSSERFLKGKYNTSFVEKLTRPDKEK from the coding sequence ATGAAACTCTTCAAAAAAATTCTGATAGCCAACAGAGGAGAGATTGCGGTAAGAATAATCCGGGCCTGCCGGGAACTGGGTATAAAGACCGTCGTTGTATATTCTGAAATCGACAGGGAGACAATGCCCGTCAGGCTGGCGGATGAGGCGGTCTGTATAGGGCCTGCCGATCCTGCACAGAGCTATCTCCACACCCCTGCCATCCTGAGTGCGGCAGAGATAACCGATTCAGAGGCAATCCATCCGGGCTATGGTTTTCTTTCTGAAAATCCCCAGTTTGCAGAGGCCTGCATGAAGTCAGGTATAACCTTTATCGGGCCGAAACCTGAAAACATAAGACTGGGTGGGGAGAAGGCCCGCACGAGACAGCTCCTGAAGAAAAAGGGTGTTCCGGTAGTGCCCGGAAGCGACGGGATTGTGAAGGAGACTGCCGCGGCAAGGAAGATCGCAAAGAAAGTGGGCTTTCCTGTAATCCTGAAGGCCACCGCCGGCGGCGGTGGAAGGGGAATGCGGATCGTTGAGCGCGAAGAGGCGCTTGAGGACGCCTTCAATACGGCACAGCGGGAGGCCCTTACGGTATTCGGGAAGGAGGACCTCTATATTGAAAAATATATCTCCGAGATGAGACATATTGAGGTTCAGATCCTCGCCGATAACAAGGGCACCGTTATTCATCTTGGCGAGAGGGACTGCTCCATCCAGAGGAGGCACCAGAAGCTGATTGAAGAGGCCCCTGCCCCCGGACTGTCGGACAGGCTCAGGAAGAAGATCGGAGATTATGCCCTTAAAACGGCAAAGGCCCTCAGATACAGGAATGCCGGAACCGTAGAGTTTATTATCGACCCCGATGAGGATGTATATTTCATGGAGATCAACACGAGAGTCCAGGTAGAACATCCGATTACAGAGGCAGTAACCGGTGTGGATATTATAAAAGAGCAGATCAGGCTTGCGGCAGGGTTCCCCCTTGAGATTAAACAGTCAGCGGTCAAGTTCATCGGGCATGCCATTGAGTGCCGCATAAATGCGGAAGACCCTGAAAAATTCATTCCCTCGTCAGGAAAGATTACCTTCTTCTACCCCCCCGGCGGCCCCGGTGTAAGGGTGGATACAGCCGCTTTCATGGGCTGGACCGTGTCCACAAACTACGACTCCCTGATAGCCAAGCTCATAGTCGTCGGCAAGGACAGGGATGAGGCAATAATCCGTATGCTACGTGCCCTCGGGGAGTTTGTGGTGGAGGGGATTCAGACAACCATTCCATTTCATATCAGGGTGTTGAGTTCGGAGAGGTTCTTGAAAGGAAAATACAACACCAGTTTTGTGGAAAAGTTAACCCGGCCTGATAAAGAAAAGTAG
- the accB gene encoding biotin carboxyl carrier protein of acetyl-CoA carboxylase yields the protein MNLDEIQKLIDLLKDTDISEILIEKEGIKLRLKRERFLSPFEIVEKKAEASAKPLEEVEDVGHLFTVTSPIVGTFYRATSPETDPFVNVGSRVNKGQVLCIIEAMKLMNEIECEVDGVVVRVLVENGQPVEYGEPLFLIEPV from the coding sequence ATGAACCTCGATGAGATACAGAAACTGATTGATCTCCTTAAAGATACGGATATATCGGAGATCCTGATTGAGAAGGAGGGTATAAAGCTCAGGCTGAAGAGAGAGAGGTTTCTCTCGCCCTTTGAGATAGTTGAGAAGAAGGCAGAGGCATCTGCAAAACCCCTTGAAGAGGTAGAGGATGTCGGGCATCTCTTCACCGTAACCTCGCCCATTGTGGGTACCTTCTACCGGGCGACATCCCCTGAGACGGATCCCTTTGTGAATGTTGGTTCAAGGGTTAATAAGGGGCAGGTCCTCTGTATTATTGAAGCCATGAAGCTCATGAACGAGATCGAGTGTGAGGTGGACGGAGTGGTTGTAAGGGTGCTTGTAGAGAACGGTCAGCCCGTCGAATATGGAGAACCACTCTTCCTGATAGAACCCGTATAG
- the efp gene encoding elongation factor P: protein MISTNEFKRGIKIEYRDEPYEVLDFQHVKMGRGAAFVRAKLKGLRTGKTVEETFSAGDKVPKPDLQEKEMQYLYNQDNLYYFMDTETYEQVPLTEEQLSDKRLYLKENTNVYILYYRDEAISVELPNFVILQVTQTEPGVKGDTASGGSKPAVVETGAAVKVPFHINEGDFIKIDTRTGEYIERAKG, encoded by the coding sequence ATGATATCAACAAATGAGTTCAAGAGAGGCATAAAGATAGAGTACCGGGACGAACCCTATGAGGTACTCGATTTCCAGCATGTAAAGATGGGACGTGGCGCTGCCTTCGTGCGTGCAAAACTCAAGGGGCTCAGGACCGGGAAGACCGTTGAGGAGACATTCTCTGCCGGAGACAAGGTCCCGAAACCCGACCTTCAGGAAAAGGAGATGCAGTATCTCTATAACCAGGACAACCTTTATTATTTTATGGACACCGAGACATATGAACAGGTCCCCCTCACAGAGGAGCAGCTTTCAGACAAACGGTTGTATCTGAAGGAGAACACAAACGTTTATATACTCTATTACAGGGATGAGGCCATTTCGGTGGAACTGCCTAATTTCGTGATATTACAGGTCACCCAGACCGAACCCGGCGTGAAGGGGGATACTGCTTCAGGTGGCAGCAAGCCCGCCGTTGTGGAGACAGGGGCTGCGGTTAAGGTCCCCTTCCATATAAACGAGGGTGATTTTATAAAGATTGATACCCGTACCGGAGAGTATATTGAGAGGGCTAAAGGATGA
- a CDS encoding putative peptidase: MDRLELIRDAVLKKRFRAFLVSNITNIHYLTGFSGSSALLLITAGGAYFFTDFRYREQSLQEVKGCEIVVPKGSLMACVKRVLRRMGIGLLGFELSAPFLLYHSLKRSLRLRPVDGLVESLRVKKDRYELSRIREAVRRAEAAFTAVKGHLKKGTSEVSFARRLELRLKREGCVRLPFDIIVASGERSALPHARATQRRLHGGDLVIIDWGGEADGYFSDMTRSFIVKGEDIGAKVAIYNTVRRANRKAIKEVAPGRKTRDIDRVARDFISRSGYGRYFGHGTGHGVGLDIHEPPRISWIGEETLEKGMVFTIEPGIYVPGLGGVRIEDMVVVTGKGRKVMTGLPGRLEVI, encoded by the coding sequence ATGGATAGGCTTGAGCTTATAAGGGATGCGGTCCTGAAGAAACGGTTCAGGGCCTTTCTTGTCAGCAATATAACGAACATACACTACCTGACGGGATTCAGTGGATCATCCGCCCTCCTGTTGATAACCGCCGGGGGGGCTTATTTTTTTACGGACTTCAGGTACAGGGAGCAGTCTCTCCAGGAGGTGAAGGGGTGTGAAATAGTCGTACCAAAGGGGTCGTTGATGGCCTGTGTGAAGAGGGTTCTCAGAAGGATGGGGATAGGGCTCCTCGGTTTCGAGCTTTCCGCTCCCTTCCTCCTGTACCACAGTCTGAAAAGGAGTCTCCGGTTAAGACCCGTTGACGGACTTGTCGAGTCCCTGAGGGTAAAAAAGGACAGGTATGAGCTGAGCAGAATCAGGGAGGCTGTAAGGCGTGCAGAGGCGGCCTTCACAGCGGTGAAGGGACATCTTAAAAAAGGCACATCAGAGGTTTCCTTTGCACGGCGGCTTGAACTGAGACTGAAGAGAGAGGGTTGTGTCAGGCTCCCCTTTGATATAATAGTGGCTTCAGGTGAGCGGTCTGCCCTGCCCCATGCAAGGGCGACGCAGAGGCGTTTACATGGTGGCGACCTCGTGATCATAGACTGGGGTGGAGAGGCGGATGGCTATTTTTCCGACATGACACGGAGCTTTATTGTAAAAGGTGAGGATATCGGAGCAAAGGTTGCCATCTATAATACAGTCCGCAGGGCCAACAGGAAGGCGATTAAGGAGGTTGCCCCGGGAAGAAAGACACGTGATATCGACAGGGTGGCGCGTGACTTCATATCCCGTTCCGGTTATGGCAGATACTTTGGTCACGGAACAGGGCATGGTGTGGGACTTGATATACATGAGCCTCCTCGTATATCATGGATAGGTGAGGAAACCCTTGAAAAGGGAATGGTTTTTACCATAGAACCCGGTATATATGTGCCGGGGCTTGGTGGCGTAAGAATAGAGGACATGGTTGTAGTGACAGGGAAGGGCCGGAAGGTCATGACAGGCCTTCCCGGAAGACTTGAAGTGATCTGA
- a CDS encoding tetratricopeptide repeat protein encodes MALEDIEKLKARIEKDPESKLFVPLAEEYRKAAMYEEAVDILLRGLEKEAGYTSARVALGKIYLEQGEVDDAREEFEKVIKSIPDNLFAQKKLAEIYRDTGNKDKAVEHYRKVMELNPFDDEAKAILDKEDSATELKEPETGGGVSTPEDEQEPEPVSFDGVVLPGEEGAEVVRDEPLSESEEETSVSEEAFEIPDPEPAGESVDIDYEEYKEFSRFIDEQIHDPEGEDIFELEDVPELELSEGSDSPSGPEIVEKEEESLFSFSSLQEEAEEAMEETEGNGVDKLIAEADEYVRGDRYVRAIEMYADLLSDYPDDLRVRQRSAELKQLLSILGKDTGALVGRMESMLDGLQKRKDEFLRDS; translated from the coding sequence ATGGCACTGGAAGATATTGAAAAACTAAAGGCAAGGATTGAAAAGGATCCTGAATCAAAGCTCTTCGTCCCCCTTGCAGAGGAGTATCGTAAGGCCGCAATGTATGAAGAGGCCGTGGATATCCTCTTAAGAGGTCTTGAGAAAGAGGCCGGTTATACAAGCGCACGTGTCGCCCTTGGCAAGATCTATCTTGAACAGGGAGAGGTTGATGACGCCAGGGAGGAATTTGAGAAGGTTATTAAGAGCATTCCCGACAACCTCTTTGCACAAAAAAAACTTGCCGAGATTTACAGGGATACAGGCAATAAAGACAAGGCCGTTGAACACTACAGGAAGGTCATGGAACTGAACCCCTTCGATGATGAGGCCAAGGCCATCCTCGATAAGGAGGACAGTGCAACGGAGTTGAAGGAACCGGAGACAGGAGGGGGTGTTTCAACCCCGGAAGATGAACAGGAGCCGGAGCCCGTTTCCTTTGACGGGGTTGTCTTGCCGGGAGAAGAAGGGGCAGAGGTGGTCCGGGATGAGCCCCTGTCTGAATCTGAAGAAGAGACGTCCGTTTCTGAAGAGGCCTTTGAGATCCCTGACCCGGAGCCTGCCGGGGAGTCTGTAGATATCGACTATGAGGAGTACAAGGAGTTCAGCCGTTTTATAGATGAGCAGATACACGACCCTGAAGGCGAAGATATATTTGAACTCGAGGATGTACCGGAGCTTGAATTATCCGAAGGAAGTGACAGTCCTTCCGGACCGGAAATCGTGGAAAAGGAAGAAGAATCCCTCTTCTCCTTTTCGTCACTCCAGGAAGAGGCTGAAGAGGCTATGGAGGAGACGGAGGGTAACGGAGTTGATAAGCTTATCGCCGAGGCGGATGAGTACGTCAGGGGTGACCGTTATGTCAGGGCGATAGAGATGTATGCAGACCTTCTGAGCGATTATCCCGATGACCTCAGGGTCAGACAGAGGTCTGCAGAGCTAAAACAGCTGTTGTCTATCCTTGGTAAAGACACGGGCGCTCTGGTCGGGCGTATGGAGTCAATGCTCGATGGATTGCAGAAGAGGAAGGATGAGTTTCTCAGAGATTCTTAA